A single genomic interval of Astyanax mexicanus isolate ESR-SI-001 chromosome 4, AstMex3_surface, whole genome shotgun sequence harbors:
- the LOC125801122 gene encoding uncharacterized protein LOC125801122: MASTRNLVKELDAIFGMGTWEWKTIEKQIELIANGVREGVLDLDQRDVVQKSVIKRFDTWAKKHTGEKICMINIINQMKRELQDRAELAKTELNTANLLKKSKAKHSFKLAQENLAELRAITTAFLAMLPDLVQARDPHRLTPTSHTEKQTEVDTAYTKHKGEGPYAPPPPYNPRHVPPADILLPVFSVDSGVVSVEKQGGRGTAPQHTRPAEEQTHTHIEDPFHMRKHHETLNASQSDLHSSLGSLAIGHNAKHDTQRIHRKQTLVKPSSDKTRHLSKPTVLIRATLEGHVTTDDESDHDSDMTEDDDSVHDSSLTQAGARAEASLNKTIHNMEQIIIAEQTDLELAHRALDTQTLPTNKAHSLRRSTRTRNPPERYTLAPEPDTMCPLVATTTGVHKYVPLSLTDAQTLVDQLPPLSSGAAAWLRKMDSLTGGITLALGDFRNILKRSTTSIEAAEVERQAQTYVQPNNDPFHAHSQRLTDVMREMWPTRAASTIPSYTWDEKLNPGEYMGKAVEDWTNTTGVHPARGQQVVWFRNAILKGLPNLIKDKIEEDPDMGSDKPHDQWVRTVLFHMNKHKVKMDATDKETIKMERELLKTQLAEARKTINNNKVKQTPDTMMPVTAPQQPQTFMNTQTYIPAQSGPTHTPPYTYGPAPYFQQHPYTGGRGRGGEGWRRRDRRRLGACLRCGAMGHWAAQCTAPPAPEQAIPHPHQAPNSQQAPRQHPAGQYSVEPWGGR, translated from the coding sequence ATGGCTAGTACTAGAAATTTAGTTAAGGAACTTGATGCAATTTTTGGCATGGGCACCTGGGAATGGAAAACGATTGAAAAACAAATTGAACTTATTGCTAATGGAGTGAGAGAGGGGGTCTTAGACTTAGACCAGCGAGACGTAGTGCAGAAAAGTGTAATCAAGAGATTTGACACATGGGCCAAAAAACACACAGGGGAAAAAATTTGTATGATAAACATCATTAATCAGATGAAGAGGGAATTACAAGACAGAGCCGAACTCGCTAAAACAGAGTTAAATACAGCTAACTTGCTGAAAAAGTCCAAGGCTAAACACAGCTTTAAATTGGCACAGGAGAATTTAGCTGAATTGAGAGCAATTACAACCGCATTTCTGGCAATGTTGCCCGATTTGGTCCAAGCAAGAGATCCGCACAGGCTGACACCCACCTCACACACTGAGAAACAGACGGAAGTGGACACTGCGTATACAAAACACAAGGGGGAGGGGCCATACGCCCCGCCTCCACCATACAATCCGAGACACGTCCCACCTGCAGACATCCTACTGCCAGTGTTCAGTGTAGATTCTGGGGTAGTGAGTGTGGAGAAGCAGGGAGGGAGGGGCACAGCACCACAGCACACTCGCCCAGCtgaagaacaaacacacacacacatagaggatCCGTTTCATATGCGCAAACACCACGAGACACTTAATGCAAGTCAATCAGACTTACACTCTTCTCTAGGTTCACTGGCCATCGGACATAACGCAAAACATGATACGCAGCGCATACACCGCAAACAAACACTAGTGAAACCATCGTCTGACAAAACACGCCACCTCTCAAAACCCACAGTACTTATTAGAGCTACTCTTGAAGGACATGTGACGACTGATGACGAATCTGACCATGACAGTGACATGACTGAGGATGACGACAGTGTACATGACAGTTCACTAACACAAGCAGGGGCTCGTGCAGAAGCTAGCTTGAACAAAACTATTCATAATATGGAGCAGATAATCATAGCTGAACAGACTGACTTGGAGTTAGCCCACAGGGCTTTGGACACACAAACACTGCCCACTAACAAAGCACACTCTCTAAGGAGAAGCACCAGAACACGAAACCCACCTGAGAGATACACACTTGCACCTGAGCCGGACACAATGTGTCCACTGGTGGCCACTACCACAGGTGTACATAAATATGTACCATTATCACTTACTGATGCACAGACTTTAGTTGATCAACTCCCACCTCTGTCTAGTGGTGCAGCAGCTTGGTTAAGAAAGATGGATAGTTTAACAGGGGGCATCACTCTGGCACTTGGGGACTTCCGTAACATTCTGAAAAGATCAACCACTTCTATAGAAGCTGCTGAAGTAGAAAGACAAGCCCAAACTTATGTTCAGCCAAATAATGACCCTTTCCATGCTCACTCGCAACGCCTGACCGACGTTATGAGAGAGATGTGGCCCACTAGAGCAGCATCTACAATCCCATCATACACCTGGGATGAAAAACTCAACCCGGGGGAGTATATGGGTAAAGCAGTTGAGGATTGGACCAACACCACTGGGGTGCATCCTGCGAGGGGGCAACAGGTGGTTTGGTTCAGAAATGCCATTTTGAAAGGCTTGCCTAACCTAATAAAGGATAAAATTGAGGAGGACCCGGATATGGGTTCTGACAAACCACATGACCAATGGGTCCGAACCGTTCTGTTCCACATGAACAAACACAAAGTTAAAATGGATGCTACAGACAAAGAAACAATTAAAATGGAAAGGGAACTACTAAAGACTCAGCTGGCAGAGGccagaaaaacaataaataataacaagGTGAAACAAACACCTGACACCATGATGCCGGTGACTGCACCACAGCAGCCACAGACGTTCATGAACACGCAAACATACATACCTGCTCAGTCAGGGCCCACACATACCCCACCGTACACATATGGACCAGCTCCATATTTCCAACAGCATCCCTACACAGGGGGCAGGGGCCGGGGTGGTGAAGGGTGGCGGAGACGGGATAGGCGCAGACTAGGGGCTTGCCTACGATGCGGGGCCATGGGCCACTGGGCAGCACAGTGCACGGCACCACCTGCACCTGAGCAAGCAATCCCACACCCACACCAGGCCCCTAACTCTCAACAAGCACCACGCCAACATCCGGCTGGACAATACAGCGTGGAGCCATGGGGTGGACGCTGA